CTCCACGATCGTGTTGAGACGAAGTTCGGCTTCATCAGCGAAGGCCGGCAGCACGTGCAGCAGGTTGGGCATGCTGCGGCTGGGTGCCTGATCGAGGTTGGCCATAAACGGCGATGGACAGCGCGGCGCATCCTACGGGCCGCCTCGGCCAATCAAACCTGTAGAGGCTGGGACGCCTGGTGCAAGCGATCAAGTTTGCTCTCCAAGTAGCCAAGGAAGGCTTCGGTGCTCAAGGGGCGACCGCTGACTTTTTCAACCAATTGCTCCGCATTCACACTGCGTCCCAGCGGGTGCACATGCTCACGGAGCCAATCCAATAGGGGCGAAACATCACCGCGATGGACATGATCTTCTGGAGCACCGATGGCCTCCGTCATCGCTTCACTCAATTGCGCACTAATCAGGTGCCCCAACAGGTACGACGGGAAATAGCCAAACAGGCCTTCGCTCCAATGCACATCCTGAAGACATCCCTCCGCATCATTCATGGGGCGAACCCCCAAGAGCTCCCCATAACGCGTGTTCCACTCGCCGGGAAGATCCTTCACAGCCAAGCCCTTCTCGAGCAATGCGATCTCGAGATCAGTGCGGATCAGGATGTGTAAGCCGTAGCTGAGTTCATCAGCTTCAACGCGGTTCAAGCCGGGCGAGATGGGATTCATGGCCTGCCACATGTCCTGGGCACAGGTGAAGGGAGCTCCAGCCTGAGCAAAACGAGTCCACCACTGCTCCGCGAACGGACGACTCCGGGCAACGCGGTTCTCCCAGAACAACGACTGACTTTCATGAACGGCCATCGAGGTGGCCTGACCCAGCGGCCAGGCAAACCACTGATGGCTCTGGTCCGGGAGCCCTTGTTCATAGAGGGAGTGTCCCCATTCATGGGCGGTGGCCAGGAAGCACGACAACGGCTGACCGGGCACCACACGCGTGGTGATCCTGTAATCCGCCGGTCCCAACGTGATGGAGAAGGGGTGGGGAGAGCGGGCCATACAGGTGATGGCGGAGTTGCGGCCCCAGGCCTGCAGGAGCCCGTCACAGAGATGCTGCTGGCTTGACTCCTCGAGATCCCAGTCCGCTGATCGTGGGCGTGGGCGGGTGGATGCCTGAGCGACCAATTGCGGCAACCGTTGCCTTAACGGAGCAAACAGAGCCTCGAGACGCTCAAGCCGAAGGTCCGGTTCGAAGGGTTGAGCCAGGGT
This genomic interval from Synechococcus sp. UW69 contains the following:
- a CDS encoding carboxypeptidase M32; translated protein: MASAAMAWGQLGAHLRETQLLGSIQSTLYWDQNTRMPSGGAPWRGEQLTLLATQLHARQSSAVYADLLAVAREHWNSGERCPEQGRNLDLLEQDLCRQQALDPALVAALATAKAKGYNLWQQARAASDFSLFAPALQTLIDLRQEQANQLDELRSCWETLAQPFEPDLRLERLEALFAPLRQRLPQLVAQASTRPRPRSADWDLEESSQQHLCDGLLQAWGRNSAITCMARSPHPFSITLGPADYRITTRVVPGQPLSCFLATAHEWGHSLYEQGLPDQSHQWFAWPLGQATSMAVHESQSLFWENRVARSRPFAEQWWTRFAQAGAPFTCAQDMWQAMNPISPGLNRVEADELSYGLHILIRTDLEIALLEKGLAVKDLPGEWNTRYGELLGVRPMNDAEGCLQDVHWSEGLFGYFPSYLLGHLISAQLSEAMTEAIGAPEDHVHRGDVSPLLDWLREHVHPLGRSVNAEQLVEKVSGRPLSTEAFLGYLESKLDRLHQASQPLQV